The Rhea pennata isolate bPtePen1 chromosome 7, bPtePen1.pri, whole genome shotgun sequence genome contains a region encoding:
- the STN1 gene encoding CST complex subunit STN1 isoform X2 yields the protein MQHCFVTTYQQVGEAPDSMKGGIFFYNGRPIRQVDVVGIVVQTKERDAFYNYGVDDSTGVINCVCWKNPMGAERYLSACPGTHSSVNVHEQLKKLQETVIQKTKLEIGDVVRIRGHIRTYRQQREIQASSFYKVDDPVCDVQISRMLELPCLYREVYDKPFQGPEGTQSDPGCLDFSNMLCEKVKDFLLQNRIQTFYQQELETIDTLVSLARQPISSPSSQEVDSKSDPSSKRIHSVFKEAVRMLQEKGVVFQKPSSSKDLYHVTDYDKELLKVTLDVIKEDCQKPRHAEKGCHFLHVLSCVRQSYNLSLAEAVMHRVLELLESNSDVVSTMEGYYTAF from the exons ATGCAGCACTGCTTTGTGACAACTTATCAACAAGTAGGGGAAGCTCCAGATAGCATGAAAGGAG GTATATTCTTTTATAATGGACGTCCAATAAGACAGGTAGATGTTGTTGGGATAGTGGTTCAAACCAAAGAGCGAGATGCCTTTTATAATTATGGAG TGGATGATAGTACAGGTGTTATAAATTGTGTCTGCTGGAAAAATCCCATGGGAGCAGAAAGATATTTATCAG CTTGTCCAGGTACACACAGTAGTGTTAATGTGCATGAGCAGTTGAAGAAACTCCAGGAAACGGTGATCCAGAAAACCAAGCTGGAGATTGGGGATGTTGTCAGGATCAGAGGTCACATCCGAACCTACAGACAGCAAAGAGAAATTCAGGCCTCATCTTTTT ATAAAGTGGATGATCCTGTGTGTGATGTTCAGATTTCAAGAATGCTGGAGCTCCCCTGTCTCTATAGAGAAGTTTATGATAAACCTTTCCAAGGCCCAGAAGGGACACAGAG TGACCCAGGGTGTCTGGATTTCTCAAATATGCTGTGCGAGAAAGTGAAAGACTTCTTActgcaaaacagaattcaaaCCTTTTACCAACAGGAACTGGAAACAATTGATACTCTGGTGTCGCTGGCCCGTCAGCCTATATCCAGTCCCAGCTCTCAAGAG GTGGATTCAAAAAGTGACCCGAGCTCCAAACGGATTCACAGTGTTTTTAAGGAAGCAGTAAGAATGCTACAAGAAAAGGGGGTGGTTTTCCAGAAACCCAGTAGCTCCAAGGACTTATACCAT GTGACTGACTATGATAAGGAGCTTCTTAAAGTGACCCTTGATGTGATTAAGGAAGACTGTCAAAAACCCAGGC ATGCTGAAAAAGGCTGCCACTTCCTTCATGTCCTGAGCTGTGTTCGGCAGAGCTACAACCTCAGTCTGGCTGAAGCGGTGATGCACCGTGTCCTGGAACTGCTGGAGAGTAACAGTGATGTTGTCAGCACTATGGAAGGATACTATACGGccttttaa